A portion of the Mesobacillus sp. AQ2 genome contains these proteins:
- the parC gene encoding DNA topoisomerase IV subunit A translates to MSSVEKFRDLPLEDVLGDRFGRYSKYIIQERALPDARDGLKPVQRRILYAMHVEGNTSEKGFRKSAKTVGNVIGNYHPHGDSSVYEAMVRMSQDWKVRNYLVDMHGNNGSIDGDPPAAMRYTEARLSAIAGELLRDIEKRTVEFIPNFDDTSSEPTVLPAMFPNLLVNGSTGISAGYATDIPPHNLAEVIDGVIMRMDNPACTVEDLMKVIKGPDFPTGGIIQGVEGIAKAYKTGKGKIIVRGKAEIEDIRGGKQQIVITEIPYEINKANLVKRIDEFRLDRKVEGISEVRDETDRTGLRVVIELKKEADANGVLHYLYKNSDLQITYNFNMVAINKKRPVLMGLAELLDAYIDHQKDVVTKRSQYDLQKARDRQHIVEGLMKALSILDQVIATIRASKDKRNAKDNLIQKFEFTEVQAEAIVSLQLYRLTNTDITALQAEAEELAKKVDELTAILGSEKKLLTVIKKELKDVKKRFSDERRTKIEEEIEEIKINLEVLIASEDVIVTVTKDGYIKRTSQRSYAASNGQDFAMKDTDRLLSQLNVNTKDVLLLFTNKGSYLHLPVHELPDIRWKDLGQHVANIVPLDRDEEIIRAVPVTNFEQNMFFVFVTKNGMVKKSELSLYKAQRYSKPLTAINVKGDDRVVDVHLTNGEKDLFIASHFGYGLWFSEEDVSPIGIRAAGVKGMNLKDGDYVVGGKIIDANENPSIVIATQRGAVKKMKLSEFEKTSRAKRGVVMLRELKANPHRIIGVEAVRGEDEIFFLTEKQQIVSLKAADLRNSDRYTNGSFIVDESETGRLVTIWKSETEQETE, encoded by the coding sequence ATGAGTTCTGTTGAAAAATTTCGTGACCTCCCACTCGAAGACGTATTGGGCGACCGATTCGGCCGCTATAGTAAATATATTATCCAGGAACGTGCCCTACCAGATGCGCGTGACGGATTGAAGCCTGTACAGCGCAGGATTTTATACGCCATGCATGTTGAGGGCAACACAAGTGAAAAGGGCTTCCGGAAATCAGCCAAGACAGTCGGTAACGTCATTGGTAACTACCATCCGCACGGTGATTCATCGGTATACGAAGCAATGGTCCGTATGAGCCAGGATTGGAAAGTGCGGAATTACCTGGTTGACATGCACGGGAATAACGGAAGCATCGATGGTGATCCGCCAGCGGCAATGCGTTATACCGAAGCAAGATTATCAGCTATTGCCGGTGAACTATTAAGGGATATCGAAAAGAGGACAGTTGAGTTCATCCCGAACTTTGATGACACATCCAGTGAGCCTACTGTGCTTCCGGCGATGTTCCCAAACTTGCTCGTGAATGGCTCGACGGGGATTTCAGCGGGATACGCCACAGATATTCCACCACATAATTTAGCGGAAGTGATTGATGGGGTTATCATGAGAATGGACAACCCTGCCTGCACGGTCGAAGATCTCATGAAAGTGATTAAAGGACCCGACTTCCCTACGGGCGGAATTATTCAGGGTGTTGAAGGAATCGCTAAAGCTTACAAGACTGGCAAGGGAAAGATCATTGTCCGCGGCAAAGCGGAAATCGAGGACATCCGAGGCGGCAAACAGCAGATTGTCATCACGGAAATTCCATATGAAATCAATAAAGCCAACCTCGTCAAGAGAATTGATGAATTCCGTTTAGACCGGAAAGTTGAAGGGATCTCAGAGGTTCGAGACGAAACAGACCGCACAGGCCTTCGTGTTGTCATTGAATTGAAAAAGGAAGCAGACGCAAACGGTGTCTTGCATTATCTTTACAAGAACAGCGATTTGCAGATTACCTATAACTTCAATATGGTTGCCATCAACAAGAAACGGCCAGTATTGATGGGGCTTGCCGAACTTCTTGATGCCTATATCGACCACCAGAAGGATGTTGTTACAAAAAGATCACAGTACGACCTTCAAAAAGCCCGTGACCGACAGCATATCGTCGAAGGACTAATGAAGGCATTATCCATCCTCGATCAGGTGATCGCGACGATCCGCGCTTCAAAGGATAAACGTAATGCAAAAGATAATTTGATTCAGAAGTTCGAATTCACTGAAGTCCAGGCTGAAGCGATTGTTTCCCTCCAGCTTTATCGCCTGACGAATACTGATATAACTGCGCTCCAGGCTGAAGCAGAGGAGCTTGCCAAGAAGGTGGACGAACTAACCGCCATTCTGGGAAGTGAGAAAAAGCTTCTGACTGTCATTAAGAAGGAATTGAAGGATGTCAAGAAGCGCTTTTCAGATGAACGCCGAACTAAAATTGAGGAAGAGATTGAGGAAATCAAAATCAACCTTGAGGTACTGATCGCGAGTGAAGATGTAATTGTCACGGTAACGAAGGATGGATATATAAAACGTACTAGCCAGAGGTCCTATGCGGCTTCAAATGGACAGGATTTCGCAATGAAGGATACTGACAGGCTGTTATCCCAATTGAATGTGAACACAAAGGATGTCCTGCTGTTGTTCACCAATAAAGGAAGCTACCTTCATTTACCTGTACACGAGCTCCCTGATATCCGATGGAAGGACCTTGGTCAGCATGTGGCGAATATCGTCCCGCTCGACCGTGATGAAGAAATCATCCGGGCTGTACCTGTTACCAATTTCGAACAGAATATGTTCTTTGTGTTTGTCACGAAGAATGGCATGGTGAAAAAATCGGAATTAAGCCTCTATAAAGCCCAGCGTTATTCTAAACCATTAACCGCCATCAACGTAAAAGGTGATGACAGGGTTGTCGATGTCCATCTAACAAATGGAGAAAAGGATCTATTCATTGCCTCTCACTTTGGCTATGGCTTATGGTTCAGCGAAGAAGACGTCAGTCCAATCGGAATCCGGGCAGCCGGAGTTAAGGGTATGAACCTTAAGGATGGAGACTATGTTGTGGGTGGTAAAATCATCGACGCAAACGAAAATCCTTCCATTGTCATTGCAACCCAGCGCGGTGCGGTGAAGAAGATGAAGCTTTCTGAATTCGAAAAAACATCTCGCGCAAAACGCGGAGTTGTGATGCTGCGTGAATTGAAGGCAAATCCACATCGCATTATCGGTGTTGAAGCTGTCCGTGGTGAGGATGAAATCTTCTTCCTTACTGAAAAACAGCAAATTGTTTCGCTAAAAGCAGCAGATTTGAGGAACAGTGATCGCTACACAAACGGATCATTCATTGTTGATGAAAGTGAAACAGGCAGGCTTGTAACCATTTGGAAAAGTGAAACCGAACAGGAAACAGAATAA
- the parE gene encoding DNA topoisomerase IV subunit B has protein sequence MARNQQAFDYNDDAIQVLEGLEAVRKRPGMYIGSTDTRGLHHLVYEIVDNSVDEALGGYGNHIIVKIHKDNSISVQDKGRGMPTGMHKLGKPTPEVILTVLHAGGKFGQGGYKTSGGLHGVGASVVNALSEWLVVTIKRDGFVYEQRFENGGKPVTTLEKIGKTNQTGTTIHFKPDAEIFSTLTYNYDTLSERLRESAFLLKGLKIELIDDRNNEKEVFHFETGIQAFVEYLNEEKDVLHPVVSFEGEYSKIEVEFAFQFNDGYSENVLSFVNNVRTKDGGTHEAGAKTAMTRVFNEYARKVGLLKEKDKNLDGADIREGLAGIVSVRIPEELLQFEGQTKGKLGTSEARSAVDSVVSEHLSYFLEENPDVSTLLIRKSIKAYQAREAARKAREDARSGKKRKKSDAMLSGKLTPAQSKNPAKNELYLVEGDSAGGSAKQGRDRKFQAVLPLRGKVINTEKAKLQDIFKNEEINTIIHAIGAGVGSDFLVDDINYDKIVIMTDADTDGAHIQVLLLTFFYRYMKPLIEAGKVFIALPPLYKVSKGTGKKEIIEYAWSDEELKGAIKKVGKGYIIQRYKGLGEMNADQLWETTMDPETRTLIRVRIDDAARAERRVTTLMGDKVEPRRKWIESNVAFGLEEDGNILENENISVAEEVEGE, from the coding sequence GTGGCAAGAAATCAGCAAGCTTTTGATTATAATGATGATGCCATCCAGGTACTGGAAGGTCTTGAAGCGGTCCGTAAAAGGCCAGGTATGTATATTGGCAGCACAGATACCCGGGGACTTCATCATCTCGTGTATGAAATCGTTGATAACTCCGTTGACGAAGCACTTGGCGGCTACGGTAATCACATCATCGTCAAAATCCATAAAGATAATTCGATCAGTGTCCAGGATAAAGGGCGTGGCATGCCAACAGGGATGCATAAGCTAGGAAAGCCCACACCGGAAGTCATCCTTACGGTCCTTCATGCAGGCGGTAAGTTTGGACAAGGCGGTTATAAAACAAGCGGCGGACTGCATGGTGTCGGCGCATCAGTTGTAAATGCGCTATCTGAATGGCTTGTTGTCACCATCAAACGCGATGGTTTTGTTTATGAGCAGCGTTTTGAAAACGGCGGGAAGCCGGTGACAACTCTAGAGAAAATCGGCAAGACAAACCAGACAGGAACAACGATCCATTTCAAACCTGACGCCGAAATTTTCTCTACTTTGACATATAACTATGACACACTGTCTGAAAGGCTCCGTGAGTCTGCATTTTTGCTGAAAGGCTTGAAAATTGAGCTGATAGATGACCGGAATAATGAGAAAGAAGTCTTTCATTTTGAAACAGGCATCCAGGCATTTGTTGAATATTTGAACGAAGAAAAAGATGTTCTGCATCCTGTGGTCAGCTTTGAGGGCGAATACAGCAAAATAGAAGTTGAGTTTGCCTTCCAATTCAATGATGGATATTCGGAGAACGTTCTCTCATTCGTTAACAATGTCAGGACGAAAGATGGCGGAACCCATGAAGCAGGCGCAAAGACTGCGATGACCAGGGTATTCAATGAGTACGCCCGCAAGGTTGGATTGCTCAAGGAAAAGGACAAGAACCTGGATGGAGCGGATATCCGCGAAGGTCTGGCTGGAATCGTTTCTGTCCGAATCCCTGAGGAGCTGCTGCAATTTGAGGGTCAGACCAAGGGCAAGTTGGGGACCAGTGAAGCAAGGTCGGCTGTGGACTCGGTCGTTTCAGAACATCTGTCTTATTTCCTTGAGGAGAATCCAGATGTCAGTACCTTGCTGATCCGAAAATCCATCAAGGCTTACCAGGCTCGTGAAGCTGCCCGTAAGGCCCGTGAAGATGCTCGCAGCGGGAAAAAGAGGAAAAAATCGGATGCAATGCTTTCAGGCAAATTGACTCCGGCTCAATCAAAGAATCCAGCTAAAAATGAATTATACCTTGTCGAGGGAGATTCTGCTGGCGGTTCTGCCAAGCAGGGACGGGACAGGAAGTTCCAGGCCGTTCTGCCATTGCGCGGAAAAGTCATCAACACAGAAAAAGCCAAGCTACAGGATATTTTCAAAAACGAGGAAATCAATACGATCATTCATGCCATTGGTGCGGGAGTGGGTTCGGATTTCCTTGTAGACGACATCAACTATGACAAGATTGTCATCATGACAGATGCAGATACTGACGGTGCCCATATCCAAGTGTTATTGCTCACATTCTTTTACAGGTACATGAAGCCGCTCATCGAAGCAGGAAAGGTCTTCATTGCCCTTCCTCCGCTGTATAAAGTCAGCAAAGGGACAGGCAAAAAGGAAATCATCGAATATGCCTGGAGTGATGAAGAACTGAAGGGTGCCATCAAGAAGGTCGGCAAAGGCTATATCATCCAGCGTTACAAAGGTCTCGGTGAGATGAATGCTGATCAGCTTTGGGAAACGACAATGGACCCTGAGACCAGGACGTTGATTCGCGTCCGAATAGATGATGCTGCAAGAGCGGAACGCAGAGTCACTACACTTATGGGTGATAAAGTAGAACCCCGCAGGAAATGGATTGAATCCAATGTCGCTTTCGGTCTTGAAGAAGACGGCAATATTCTTGAAAATGAAAACATTTCAGTCGCAGAGGAGGTTGAAGGCGAATGA
- a CDS encoding staygreen family protein: MSKFKPEKLTVNFIPPATAYRPIDSRKYTLTHSDLIGELFLAIGNVFDYQAINYKMRDEVLADWVTINGEYILYANVYVSNGEYDKNMSRIRYMIFKRELDLALTAMIYGDRSFFTYHPLLLDAPIYVRFASSFPEFNEIAYYGTPRLYLNKVNSKRVTETQV, translated from the coding sequence ATGAGCAAATTCAAGCCAGAGAAATTGACTGTCAACTTTATTCCGCCAGCAACAGCTTACAGGCCCATAGACAGCAGGAAATATACTTTAACACACTCTGATTTAATCGGTGAGTTGTTTTTAGCGATTGGGAATGTTTTTGATTACCAGGCCATCAACTATAAAATGCGGGATGAAGTATTGGCAGACTGGGTAACCATTAATGGTGAGTATATTCTGTATGCAAATGTATACGTCAGCAATGGGGAATATGACAAGAATATGTCCCGGATCCGGTATATGATTTTCAAACGAGAATTGGATTTAGCATTGACGGCGATGATTTATGGCGACAGGAGCTTTTTTACCTATCATCCATTGCTGCTGGATGCGCCAATCTACGTTCGGTTCGCATCCAGTTTCCCAGAGTTCAATGAAATCGCTTATTACGGAACACCAAGACTCTATTTAAACAAGGTGAATAGCAAAAGAGTAACAGAAACACAGGTTTAG
- a CDS encoding alanine/glycine:cation symporter family protein — MGIFNNIISELNNYMWSYILIAVLVILGTYFTIRTRFVQFKYFPEMLRVLKDPATVSSEGKRGRSSFQAFTVSLASRVGTGNLAGVATAISAGGPGAVFWMWVIALIGAASSFIESTLAQIYKVKDKDEYRGGPAYYMERGLNKRWLGILFAVIIVFTFGLVFSSVQSNTISLAFDQAFGFDRLWMGIILAVMTAAIIFGGIKRIAFVSQIIVPIMAVLYLILALYIVFTNLGEVPAMFSLIFKNAFGLQEAVGGGMGAAVMMGIKRGLFSNEAGMGSAPNAAATAAVTHPVKQGLIQTLGVFTDTILICSATAFIIIMSGEYTNADLDGIQLTQAALTTHVGAWAPAFVGGAIFLFAFTSIIGNYYYGETNIEFIKESKTALLVYRLAVIAMVLFGSIVDLAIVWNLADLFMGIMALINLAAITLLAKIAMAALKDYREQRKQGKDPVFYADTIEGLSGIESWEYREKAQNKN, encoded by the coding sequence ATGGGGATTTTCAACAATATCATATCGGAATTAAACAATTATATGTGGAGCTATATCTTAATTGCAGTTCTAGTTATTTTAGGTACATATTTCACTATCAGAACAAGATTTGTCCAGTTTAAGTACTTTCCTGAGATGCTAAGGGTACTAAAGGACCCAGCAACTGTCTCATCTGAAGGGAAAAGGGGCCGATCTTCATTTCAGGCGTTCACTGTCAGTCTTGCTTCACGGGTTGGTACAGGGAATCTTGCAGGTGTAGCGACGGCTATTTCTGCCGGTGGTCCAGGTGCCGTCTTCTGGATGTGGGTTATTGCGCTTATTGGAGCGGCTTCAAGCTTCATCGAAAGTACATTGGCCCAGATTTATAAAGTAAAAGACAAGGATGAATATCGCGGCGGTCCGGCTTACTATATGGAACGCGGTCTCAATAAAAGATGGCTTGGAATACTGTTTGCAGTCATCATAGTTTTTACGTTTGGGTTGGTATTCAGTTCTGTTCAATCCAACACCATTTCTCTAGCATTTGACCAGGCATTTGGATTTGATCGGCTTTGGATGGGAATCATTCTGGCCGTTATGACAGCCGCTATCATTTTTGGTGGGATCAAAAGAATAGCTTTTGTATCCCAAATCATTGTCCCAATTATGGCAGTTCTGTATTTGATCTTGGCTTTGTATATCGTCTTCACAAATCTTGGTGAAGTTCCTGCAATGTTCTCTCTAATCTTCAAAAACGCTTTTGGGCTTCAGGAAGCCGTTGGCGGAGGTATGGGAGCAGCAGTCATGATGGGAATCAAACGAGGGCTTTTCTCAAACGAAGCTGGTATGGGAAGTGCGCCGAATGCAGCTGCTACTGCTGCTGTGACACATCCTGTAAAACAAGGATTAATCCAAACACTTGGCGTATTTACGGATACGATTTTGATTTGTTCAGCAACAGCTTTCATCATCATTATGTCTGGAGAGTATACGAACGCTGATTTGGATGGTATTCAGTTAACCCAGGCTGCACTCACAACACATGTTGGGGCATGGGCACCAGCGTTCGTAGGGGGAGCAATATTCCTTTTTGCTTTCACATCTATTATTGGAAATTACTATTACGGCGAAACGAATATTGAGTTCATAAAAGAAAGTAAGACAGCATTATTGGTTTATCGACTGGCGGTCATCGCAATGGTTTTATTTGGTTCAATCGTCGACTTAGCGATTGTCTGGAATCTGGCTGACCTCTTCATGGGAATCATGGCGCTAATTAACCTGGCAGCCATTACCTTGCTCGCGAAAATTGCCATGGCAGCACTTAAGGATTACAGAGAACAGCGGAAACAAGGGAAGGACCCTGTATTCTATGCTGACACAATCGAAGGTCTGAGTGGCATTGAATCATGGGAATACCGTGAGAAAGCACAGAATAAGAATTAA
- the helD gene encoding RNA polymerase recycling motor HelD, whose protein sequence is MDEKQLNALKMEQDRVHSIIEEIDRKAKKWRASSSDVGSDAFQIRKTFWEDVTVNFDEADDVAETFTSIKQQAALLSERERTQSQMVKQLKTLSQLRFSPYFGRVDFKEDGESEAEKIYLGIASLMDEQEENFLIYDWRAPISGLYYDYSPGPAQYETETETIQGDMELKRQFVIRSGKIKAMFETGVTIGDEMLQEVLGNNADTQMKTIVATIQKEQNEIIRNDSSSLVVVQGVAGSGKTSAAMQRVAYLLYKYRNIISSENIMLFSPNPLFNSYVATVLPELGEENMQQATFQEYLLSRFGAEYELEDPFEQMEYLLAAENDESRQERVEGIRFKASLELKELLDRYAEKLSRKTLIFKSLSLKKRTIISKHEIAKFYDSLDKGISMPNRIQLVKEWLVKELKKKAKAEKSQEWVEKEIQFLEKEDYLEAFKQSQKKQGEAEDTFHDYDREEKWLSELVVKRRFKPLFNAVKKLKFINNRAIFMNFFKDEGLRADTAPTNWPSICDQTIRSLERKSIPYEDATPFLYLQDLIEGRKSNTSIRHVFIDEAQDYTPFQFAYIKNLFPYSKMTLLGDMNQAIYSGPTGAPTIFAEAALDFGDKETYKLTKTYRSTKQIVEFTRELIEGGNLIEPFNRLGPKPVVVNPGKHIDHTERTIGLISDLKNKDHKNIAIICKTAAESIEAFESIKKSHEARLIEKGTLTFENGVNVVPTYLAKGIEFDAVIIFDSSSYTRNEERKLFYTACTRAMHELYILSRGELSPLLAEVDQELFQVI, encoded by the coding sequence ATGGATGAAAAGCAGCTAAACGCCTTAAAAATGGAACAGGATCGTGTTCATTCCATCATTGAGGAAATTGATAGGAAGGCCAAAAAATGGAGGGCGAGTTCAAGTGATGTCGGCTCAGATGCCTTTCAGATCAGGAAGACGTTTTGGGAGGATGTAACTGTAAACTTTGATGAAGCAGATGATGTAGCGGAAACCTTCACAAGCATCAAACAGCAGGCAGCACTTTTATCAGAGCGTGAGCGTACACAATCGCAAATGGTGAAACAGCTTAAAACACTTTCCCAACTAAGGTTCTCCCCTTATTTTGGCAGAGTTGATTTTAAAGAAGACGGTGAAAGCGAAGCAGAGAAAATCTACCTGGGTATTGCCTCGTTAATGGACGAGCAGGAAGAAAATTTCTTGATTTATGATTGGAGAGCGCCGATTTCTGGCCTTTATTATGACTACTCCCCGGGCCCTGCCCAATATGAAACAGAAACAGAGACCATTCAAGGAGATATGGAGCTAAAGCGGCAATTTGTCATTAGGTCTGGGAAAATCAAGGCGATGTTCGAGACCGGTGTAACAATTGGTGACGAGATGCTTCAGGAAGTTCTCGGCAATAATGCTGACACTCAGATGAAAACCATAGTAGCGACCATTCAAAAGGAACAAAACGAGATCATCCGTAATGACTCAAGCAGCCTTGTTGTTGTGCAGGGAGTAGCCGGGAGCGGCAAAACGTCAGCGGCTATGCAGCGTGTAGCTTATTTACTTTACAAGTACAGGAATATCATCTCATCAGAAAATATCATGCTGTTCTCTCCTAATCCGCTTTTCAATAGCTATGTTGCTACCGTCCTGCCTGAACTTGGAGAAGAAAACATGCAGCAGGCCACATTCCAGGAATATCTCCTGTCACGTTTTGGTGCTGAATACGAGCTGGAGGATCCATTTGAACAGATGGAGTATCTGCTTGCAGCAGAAAACGATGAGAGCCGCCAGGAAAGAGTTGAAGGCATCCGTTTCAAAGCAAGCCTGGAATTAAAAGAATTGCTGGACCGGTATGCAGAGAAGTTATCCAGAAAGACACTTATCTTTAAAAGCTTGTCATTAAAGAAGCGAACGATTATATCAAAGCATGAGATTGCCAAATTTTATGATTCACTCGATAAGGGTATTTCAATGCCGAATAGGATTCAGCTTGTAAAGGAATGGCTGGTCAAGGAACTGAAGAAAAAAGCAAAGGCAGAAAAATCCCAGGAGTGGGTAGAAAAAGAAATTCAATTCCTTGAAAAGGAAGATTATCTCGAGGCTTTTAAACAAAGCCAGAAAAAACAAGGCGAAGCAGAAGATACATTCCATGATTATGACCGTGAAGAAAAGTGGCTATCTGAACTTGTCGTAAAAAGACGGTTCAAACCATTGTTCAATGCAGTGAAAAAACTGAAATTCATAAATAACAGGGCCATTTTTATGAACTTTTTCAAGGATGAAGGTCTTCGAGCAGATACGGCGCCAACTAATTGGCCTTCTATTTGTGACCAGACAATCCGTTCTCTGGAAAGAAAGTCTATCCCTTACGAGGATGCAACACCGTTTCTCTATCTTCAGGATCTGATTGAAGGGAGGAAGTCAAACACATCGATTCGCCATGTCTTCATCGATGAAGCTCAGGATTATACTCCTTTCCAATTTGCATATATTAAAAATCTTTTCCCGTACAGCAAAATGACCTTGCTTGGTGACATGAACCAGGCGATTTACTCTGGTCCTACAGGGGCTCCGACCATCTTTGCCGAAGCAGCGCTTGACTTTGGAGATAAGGAAACCTACAAGCTTACAAAAACCTACAGATCGACAAAGCAGATTGTAGAATTCACGAGGGAGCTGATTGAAGGAGGTAATCTGATTGAACCTTTCAATCGTTTAGGTCCAAAGCCGGTAGTCGTGAATCCCGGAAAACATATTGACCACACAGAAAGAACGATTGGACTTATTTCGGATCTTAAAAATAAGGATCATAAAAACATCGCTATCATCTGCAAAACAGCAGCTGAGAGCATAGAAGCTTTCGAATCCATCAAGAAGTCCCATGAGGCAAGATTGATTGAAAAAGGCACCTTGACCTTTGAAAACGGGGTCAATGTCGTACCAACATACCTGGCAAAAGGAATAGAGTTTGATGCGGTGATCATTTTTGATTCATCTTCCTACACAAGAAATGAGGAAAGGAAATTGTTTTATACGGCTTGTACGAGGGCTATGCATGAGCTTTATATTCTTTCAAGAGGTGAATTAAGTCCGCTTTTAGCAGAAGTAGACCAGGAACTTTTTCAGGTCATTTAA
- a CDS encoding S8 family peptidase, whose product MKSTKGFILGATLILVLALTGAGVFRHEPVHSNKLSAKTHSTGQRIMKMQSMANVNNVEMGEKIKRQLNTQDEVTLIYHNKKDTSHYYDHEAAVDFFTEPGPDEIDEITRDINGWVIKHLNSVYIFRSTSMETPQMVEYFNQRQNVEYAEPNFILMQNEANVPNDLLYQENYQWNLPAIGTEQGWNITRGKEQIEIAIIDTGVDLDHPELKNRIISGYNVIDEKREPDDDNGHGTHVAGIIASETNNGEGVAGMTWFSKIMPVKAMGAKGYGTTFDIAKGIIWAVDHGADVINMSLGNYQPSKVLEEAVRYAFDNNVVMVSAAGNDGSNQPTYPSAYPEVLSVAAVDYNGNRANFSNYGDYIDIAAPGVNIPSTFFNAQYAALSGTSMAAPHVAGLAALIKSANPDLKSSQVINIIKTSAIDLGEQGKDIDYGNGLIDVNSALQEANKKQPARGKTQKSIFKWLK is encoded by the coding sequence ATGAAAAGCACGAAGGGTTTCATCCTGGGGGCAACATTAATTCTTGTTCTTGCCCTTACAGGGGCCGGAGTGTTCAGGCATGAGCCTGTACACAGCAATAAACTTAGTGCGAAAACTCATTCTACTGGCCAACGAATCATGAAGATGCAGTCGATGGCAAACGTAAATAATGTAGAAATGGGAGAGAAAATCAAGAGGCAGCTCAATACACAAGACGAAGTCACGCTTATTTACCATAACAAGAAAGATACAAGTCATTATTATGATCATGAGGCTGCTGTTGATTTTTTTACAGAACCAGGACCTGACGAAATAGATGAAATTACACGCGATATCAATGGCTGGGTCATCAAACACCTGAATTCGGTTTATATTTTCAGGTCCACTTCCATGGAAACACCGCAAATGGTTGAATATTTTAACCAGAGGCAAAACGTTGAGTATGCCGAGCCAAATTTTATCCTCATGCAAAACGAAGCAAACGTACCAAATGATTTACTTTACCAGGAGAATTACCAATGGAATTTGCCAGCGATTGGAACAGAGCAAGGCTGGAATATTACACGCGGAAAAGAACAAATTGAAATAGCCATTATAGATACAGGTGTTGACCTGGATCATCCAGAGTTAAAGAACAGGATTATATCTGGTTATAATGTGATAGATGAAAAACGAGAGCCGGATGATGATAATGGCCATGGAACACATGTAGCTGGGATCATAGCCTCAGAAACGAATAACGGTGAGGGTGTTGCCGGCATGACATGGTTCAGCAAAATCATGCCTGTTAAAGCAATGGGTGCGAAAGGCTATGGTACCACATTCGATATCGCAAAAGGTATCATTTGGGCTGTCGACCATGGTGCAGATGTTATAAATATGAGCCTTGGCAATTACCAGCCCTCCAAGGTCCTGGAAGAAGCTGTCCGTTATGCCTTTGACAACAATGTTGTCATGGTATCTGCAGCCGGCAATGACGGATCCAATCAGCCTACTTACCCTTCGGCTTATCCCGAGGTTTTGAGCGTGGCTGCTGTTGATTATAACGGAAACAGAGCGAACTTTTCTAACTATGGGGATTATATAGACATTGCTGCTCCTGGGGTGAATATTCCGAGCACCTTTTTCAATGCACAGTATGCAGCCCTTTCCGGGACATCAATGGCTGCTCCCCATGTTGCAGGTCTGGCCGCTTTAATTAAATCAGCTAATCCAGACCTCAAAAGCTCCCAGGTCATCAATATCATTAAAACATCTGCCATCGATCTTGGTGAACAGGGAAAAGACATTGATTACGGAAATGGCTTGATCGATGTAAATTCAGCCTTGCAGGAGGCGAATAAAAAACAGCCAGCAAGAGGCAAGACACAAAAGTCTATATTCAAATGGCTAAAATAA